GCATGAGCCTGGCCATACTCGACGCCCGTGAGTGGCAGCAGGTGGTGGACCTGCGCACCGGCCGGCCCCTGGAAGCCCAGGGAGCCGTCGTGGACATGGTCGGGGCGCTTGTCGACCGCCACCCCTTCCCCGGCGACCGCGACAACCAGAGCAACGACTGGGTCACGGACACCGCCCTGGACCTCATCGCCCAATACGATCCGCGATTCGCTTTCCTGTCCTTTTCCGAGCAGTACTACTCCTGGCGCTATTCGCCGCTCACGGAGGCCGAACGCCAGCAGCGTGTGGACGGGGCCTTCGCCGCCGTGGAGCGTTTCGCGCAGGCCTCGGGCTTCACCGTGGTCGTGGTCGGCACGGGCGACCTCGTGCCGGCGGCCGTGCCCGTGGACCTGGAGGGCCTGGACGGGCTGGCCGTGTCCAGCAACTGGTGCGCCCACTATGCCGGGCTCTACGACCTGTCCGACCGCGACCGGGCGCTACTGGCCGCCCACCCGGGCCTGGAGCGCGTCGTGTCGCGCCAGGACATCATGACCCTTTTTGACGGCCGGCCGGGCGACGAGGAACGGCTGCCCGAGTCCATGGCCGTGACGCGGGAAGGGCATTTTTTCAAGGGCACGTCGCTGCGCCGGCTGTACATGATCCCCCAGCCGAGCGCCGTGGTGCCGGTCAGCCGCAACCTCGGCCCCGTCGGCTCGGTCACGGACATCCGGGCCGCGCTCCTCAAGCTCCTCGAAACGCAAAAAGTCGCCCTGGCCTTCGTGGAAGGGGTGGGCTGCGCCGATTTCCGGCTGCCGCACACCGCCTGCGCCAACGGCCGGGGCTGGTTCGCCTACGAGCCCGGCGACGGCCAGTTCCTGGCCATAAGCCAAGGCAAACACAGCATCTTCGAGCACAACGGCGGTTACCGCTACTACCAGGACGACACCGACAGCAAACCCTACCCCTATTCCGGCTTTTTCACGGAAATCCCCTCCGGCACCATCGGCCAGGCCATCCCCGGCCGCAGCATCGCCGTGGGCAACCGCAGCATGTTCATGCACGTGCTCACCGGCTGCGACGTGACCTGCGAATGCTTCGCCCGCAACCTCTACAACCAGGGGGTCATGGCCGTGGTGCACCGGCAGGACAAGGCCTAGGCGCGGGGCGCGGGGGGAGCTGGTGGGGAAGCCTCGGGCGGCCAAAGAGCTCCCGCCCTTTGGAATCCCTTTATGGTTTCGGTCGGTTGTGATCCTGTTCTGTTGACAGGGGAGAGGGAGGAAAGCGGGTGAACGCAAGGACGGGCCTGGACGGCGCCATGGACGTGGACGGGTTCCTGGCCGTCAGCCGCGAGGTGTTCGCCCCGCTCTACCCGTATTACGCCGGGCGGTTCCTGGCCCAGTCGGGCCTGACTTCCGGGGTCTGCCTGGACGTGGGCTGCGGCGGCGGGGATTTGGGCCTGGCCGTGGCCGGCCAAAGCGCCTTTTTCGCCGTGCTGCTCGACCGCTCGCCGGCCATGCTGGCGGCGGCGGGCCGAAACGGGTCGGAAAGGGGGCTGGCCGGCCGGTTCGCCGTCCTGGCCGGCGACGCCCACGAGCCGCCCCTGGCCGAGGGCAGCGTCGATCTGGTCGTCAGCCGGGGCTCGCTGATGTTCTGGGCGGACCCGGCCAGGGCCTTCGCCGCCATCCGCCGGATATTGTCGCCCCGGGGCAAGGCCATCCTGGGCGGCGGCCTGGGCACGCCGGAGATGCGGGCGGCCATCTGCCGGGCCATGGCCGCCCGCAACAGCCGCTGGACCGCCGACGCCCCGCCGCCGCCCCGGCCCGGCACCGAACCCGAAACCCACGCCCGGGCCTTGCAAGCCGCCGGCATTCGCGGCTACATCATCG
The sequence above is drawn from the Solidesulfovibrio sp. genome and encodes:
- a CDS encoding class I SAM-dependent methyltransferase, with amino-acid sequence MNARTGLDGAMDVDGFLAVSREVFAPLYPYYAGRFLAQSGLTSGVCLDVGCGGGDLGLAVAGQSAFFAVLLDRSPAMLAAAGRNGSERGLAGRFAVLAGDAHEPPLAEGSVDLVVSRGSLMFWADPARAFAAIRRILSPRGKAILGGGLGTPEMRAAICRAMAARNSRWTADAPPPPRPGTEPETHARALQAAGIRGYIIVLEDAGHWIVFGKA